One Formosa agariphila KMM 3901 genomic window, AGCTACGGCAGCACCTTCACTAGAATCTCTATCTGCTCTGTTTGCAGCAACTTTTTGTCCTTTTTTACGTAAGACATCGATAGCTTTATCGAAATCTCCTTCAGCTTCAACTAACGCTTTTTTACAGTCCATCATTCCTGCACCAGTAGCTTGTCTTAGTTTGTTTACCTCTGCGGCTGTTACTTTTACCATAATTTCTAAGTAATATGAGTTAAAAAAAGTCGTTCAATTATTTTTCTGTAAAGAAAAGAACTAAACGACTTATTTATGTTATGTAATGATTATTTGTAGTTTATTCCTCTTCTTCTGTAGATGTTGCTTTCGCTTTAGCAGCAGAAGGTTTTTCAGCTTTCGCTGAATCTTTAGAGTCTTTATCAGCTTTACGCTCAGCTAAACCATCTGCAATAGCACCAGTTACGTGAGTTAAAACTTTATCGATAGATTTAGAAGCATCGTCGTTTGCAGGGATAACGAAATCAACTTGACGAGGGTCAGAGTTAGTATCTACCATTGCAAAGATTGGAATGTTTAATTTTTGAGCTTCTTTAATCGCGATATGCTCACGCTTAATGTCTACTACAAATAAAGCTCCTGGTAAACGAGTCATGTCGCTAATAGAACCTAAGTTTTTCTCTAACTTAGCTCTTAAACGATCTACTTGTAAACGTTCTTTTTTAGAAAGTGTCATGAATGTACCATCTTTCTTCATTCTATCAATAGAAGCCATTTTCTTAACAGCTTTTCTAATAGTTACAAAGTTAGTTAACATTCCACCAGGCCATCTTTCAGTAATGTAAGGCATGTTAATTGCCCCAGCTTTTTCTGATACGATGTCTTTAGCTTGTTTTTTTGTCGCAACAAAAAGGATTTTACGTCCTGAAGCAGCAATCTTGCTTAAAGCTTCACCAGCTTCATCAATTTTAGCTGCAGTTTTATATAAATTGATAATATGGATACCGTTACGTTCCATATATACGTAAGGAGCCATGTTTGGATCCCACTTACGAGTCAAGTGACCGAAATGTACACCTGCTTCAAGTAATTCTTTTACTTCTACTTTTGCCATTTTGTAATAGTTTACGTTCTGTTGAATTAGCAATGTTCCATTAGGCTTTAAGCGCTATGCTTTGGGCTGTTGGCTGCATTTAGATGCTAAACTAAATCCTGTTTTTCAACTAGGACAACAATAACTTATTTTTAAATTTTAAAAAATTCAACCAGATTGAGAGTGCTAAGAAGCGATTCCCAATCGAGTTGAGGATGATAATATTAACGTTTCGAGAATTGAAACTTCTTACGAGCTTTCTTCTGACCGAATTTCTTACGTTCAACCATTCTTGGGTCTCTAGTTAATAAACCTTCTGGCTTAAGAATTAATCTGTTTTCTGCATCGATTTCGCACATAACACGAGAAATAGCTAAACGGATTGCTTCTGCTTGTCCAGTAATACCACCTCCATATACATTTACTGTAATATCAAAGTTGCCATCATTGTTAGTCATGGTTAAAGGTTGGTTTACTTTATACTGCAAAGTTGCAGTAGTAAAATAATCCGCCACGTCTTTTTTGTTCACTGTAATCTTACCCTCACCCGGGGCAACATATACACGAGCAACAGCCGTCTTTCTACGGCCAATTTTGTGAATTACTTCCATTATTTGAATTCGTTTAAGTTTATTGTTTTTGGTTTTTGAGCTTCATGAGCATGAGCTGTACCAGAAACAACTGTTAGATTACGGAATAAAGCGGCACCTAATATGTTTTTAGGTAACATTCCTTTTACTGATTTTTCTACTAACCTTGCTGGATCTTTTCCAAACAATTCTGTAGCAGTTAAACTTCTTTGACCACCTGGATAACCTGTGTGACGAATGTACGTTTTGTCATTCCACTTGTTTCCTGTTAAGTTGACTTTTTCTGCATTGATAACTATTACGTTATCACCGCAATCAACGTGTGGTGTGAAATTAGGTTTGTGTTTACCTCTAATAAGTTTTGCAACTTTAGAAGCTAAACGACCTAAACTTTGACCTTCAGCATCAACTAAAACCCACTCTTTATTAACAGTAGCTTTGTTGGCTGAAATCGTTTTGTAGCTTAATGTATCCACACTAATTAATTTTATTTATTAAACATTCCTCTCTTAAAAAGAGTTTGCAAATTTACGATAATCTATTTGATTACCAAATAGTATGACGCTATTTTTTGATTTTTAATAATTTAGCTCCGTATTAATGCTTATTAAAACAGTTTCAGTAATTTAACTATTCATGTCCTTCTTGTTTTATTTATTAGATGTTCTATACGCATTCATGAAAATTCTATAAGACGTGCTTTAAGTTTCCGATTTTTAATTTTTGGTATCAATTTTTTGTAAAAAAGTAAGAATTACCAATATTAATTTTCAGCTAAAGCATAGCACTTTTGTAAATTATTTTCTAACTTACTACCTTAAAATTATCAAATCAATAAAAATTTATATTATGAGTGATGTACAATCAAAATTAGCTCAACTTAAAGCTACTGCTGAAAAACAATTAACGGACTGTGGAGTAAGTAATATAGACCATGAAAAATTAGATGGCTATGTAAATAGTTTAAAAACGATGGTAGATAATAAAGATGCAGTTTTGGTTTCTGGATTGGATGCTTCTGAATTGGAAACTGTAAGACGTAATTTTGTAGAAAAAAAATTAGGCGTAACAGATAAAGACAAAGCTATGGCTGCCATTACAAGCGTTGTAGATAAAATGTCTGGTATTAAAATGAAAAACAGACCCGCATTTTATTATTTAGTATCTGAAGCTTTAAGTTAATATATAGATTTTAATTATTAATACAGAAAAGCGGTTACCTAATTAGGTAACCGCTTTTTATATATTCTATTTATAATAGTCTTAATTCATGTCTGAACAGGTTAAGGCATATTCTTCTTTAAGAAAATGTTCAATATTATGAATTACTTTTTCGCTTAAACGGTCGAAAGCTTGTTTGGTTCTTCCAACAGATATATTTACACAGTTTACATGTGGGTGTTCGAAAAGCGCTTTGTCTCCTAAAGCACCAAGCGTGTCGCAATACACACGATTGTCTTCATTTAACCAAACGTTAAAAGGTTGCTCGTCCCATGCAGGCGATAGCCCAGTGTTAAATAATATTTTATGATTACCAAATGCTTTAAATTCGGCGTCATGCAAAAGGATGGTGTTTTTATTTAGACAGGTGATCACCACTTCGTTTTCAGAAAGTAATTCCTGTAAAGGTAAATAAGTATAACCTTTAGCTTCTGCTTCGGGTTTTCTAGTTCTAGAAAAATAAGAGACATCAGCACCAAAAAAGTGAAGTGCATCTGCAATCATTCCTCCAGATTTTCCTAAACCAACAATTCCTGCTTTTAGACCTGTAATTTCAGAAGGTAAACCGTTCCATGGTGTTCTTTGGCTACCGTTAGGATTTACACCAAAACCGTGTAAGGCACTTACTAGTTCGCTAATTACATATTCTACTACACCTTCGTCTCCGTAATCACGAATACCTGTAACGGTAATGTCTCTCGAGTTGGCATATTCAATATCTACATTAGCACTTTCTGGAGTGTATAACGAGCAACACATGCCTATGTAGGCAATATTGGGGCATTGCGCAATAGCGTCTTTACTAAGTGTAGTTGTATAGCTTAAAAGTACAGCATCTGCATCTCCAATACGTTCTACAATCTCGTTTACAGAAGATGGCATATCTTCGTATAAAATCACGTCTTCAGCTAAAGATTGTAATTTTTTCTCAGCCGATAGAATCAAACTTATGGGTTCTATGGCTACTAGTTTTTTAAACATGTTTATTATTTTTTACAATCTTCAAAGTTATTGTAAATATCTCAATTGCTTTGTTGCAATCTAAACAGATTCTTTTAGTCGGACTTTATGAGGTTTAATTAGAGTATCTTTGTCATCGTATAATTTATCTGTTGATATTAATTGTTTTCATTCGCCTACGTGCAGCGGAGTATATTGGCTTTCACTTAAAGTCTTTGTATTGATTAATCTAAACTCTAGTGGCCAAATTAATGCCTGACTGCTAGTAAGTAACTATGTTATAGTCATTTTAATCTTTCGCTTTGCGTTCTTCATTACTCTGCAATCCGTTTTTATTTAAGTCAAACCATGAGTGCAGATTTACGTGTAAACAAACCCACGCCTTTTTTTTCGGAACAGCCTTTAATAGCTTTTAGCCGAGCTTCAAATGTAGCGCTTACAATTAAGGCTCTAGAAGTGGGTAAGCCTGTATTAATTGCAGCATTCTATAGCGATGGTTTAGATTTGCTTAAAGCATTGCATCAGCATTTAAAAAAGCGTTTTCCCAATGGGACGTTTAAAGAACAGCGTGCGTATCGTTTAGCCTATCAGAAGTTATCTAAGCTGATTTACATAAACATTGTAGACCATAAATTAATCGTGAAAAAAGCACCCGCCATTGGTTGGTTGGCTAAACTATATCCAGAGCAGACATCTTTTTTGCTGCCATTTACTAAAGTGCAAGGTTTAAATAGTGCTTGGCAATGGTATAAAAACGGAATTGACTTGCCGGTGTTGCGCAGTAAAATTCACCCGTATTACGGCGTGTATTTCCCTACGCGATTCGATCATTTAATCCTTTTCGATAATTGGTTGAAACGCTATAACGGACCAAAAAAATCGGCTATAGATGTCGGTATAGGAAGTGGCGTTTTGGCGTTGCAACTCGTGAAATTTGGTTTTCAGAAAGTGTTTGGAACCGATACCAATCCGAATGCTATTGTAGGACTCACAGAATCTATGGAAGATACCAAACTCTCTAGAAAAATAGAATTGGATTTTGCACCGCTCTTTGGTAAATGGGAAAAGCAAACCGAACTCATTGTTTTTAATCCGCCTTGGTTGCCTGCAGCACATGATTTAGATCATATTGATGAAGCCATTTCTTATCCAGAGACATTATTTTCTGAATTCTTTAAGGCCGCAAAGAAACGCTTGTTACCAGAAGGAAAGTTGGTTCTTATATTTTCTAATTTAGCACAACTCACTCAGGTTACAGATACGCATCCTATTGCAGACGAACTAGCGGTGGGCGGACGATTTAAATTAGAGCAATGCCTTAAACGCCCAGTAAAAGCAGCTTCAAGTCAAACTAAGCGCGACCAAAATTGGCGTGCAACCGAAGACGTTGAACTTTGGATATTGGTTCATGCGTAAATAATAATAGTAGTTATTACATGTTAATATATAGAAAAGCGTCATTCCGTTGGGAATGACGTTTTTATTTGCGTTCACTTTATATGTATTCGTGTCAATTGGAATACAAACTGTTTCTGAACTTTGTAATAGATAAAAACGGAAGAATTACATGGTCGAGTCATTATTTATAACTCCCAATAGATAATTCATCTGTAAAGTTTAATGCACATTAAAAATTATTAAAATGAAAGATTTAAAAAATAAGACTGTTGCTATTTTAGCAACCAACGGATTTGAAGAAAGTGAATTAAAATCGCCTAAAGAAGCTTTATTAGAAGCAGGAGCAGAGGTGCACATCGTGTCTCTAGAATCTGGAGAGATTAAAGCTTGGGCCGATGGAGATTGGGGAGATGCTTATAAAGTAGATAAAACATTAGACCAAGTGTCTCAATCAGATTATAACGCGCTAGTACTTCCAGGAGGTGTTATAAACCCGGATTTATTAAGACGAGACACTAAGGCTATAAGCTTTGTGAAGTCGTTTTTTGAAAACCATAAACCAGTAGCTGCTATTTGTCATGCGCCGTGGTTATTGGCAGAAGCCGATGTTTTAAAAGGACGAAAAGTAACATCTTTTCATTCAATAAAAACCGATATTGTTAACGCCGGTGCAGAATGGGTAGATCAAGAAGTTGTGGTAGACCAAGGTTTAGTAACTAGCCGTTCGCCAGAAGATTTACCAGCATTTAATGCTAAGGTTATAGAAGAAATTAAGGAAGGTAAGCACGATATGCAAACTGCTTAAAATACGGTAAACTCGATTTCCCAAAAGGGTTAGATATACTAAAATCTAACCCTTTTTAGTATGTATTAATTAAAACACATAGATAAATACGTTAAATTACAATAGGTTTTTACACATTTAAACCCATAAAATGAATGGTATGAAAAAGCAACTACAAATCGTAAACGGACTTAGTTTTATAGCTATGGTTATTTTGAATTATGTTTCGAATACCGGGATATTAAACAATACAACAATTGGTGAAGTTTCTAAACAATACAATACCTTATTCACGCCCGCAGGTTATGCCTTTTCCATTTGGGGATTAATTTATGTCCTGGTTTTAGGATTTGTAATTTACCAAGGACGAAGTTTGTTTGTAACTGTAAGAGACGACGATTTTGTGGTAAAAACAGGCTGGTGGTTTGTAGTGTCTTGTGTTGCTAACTGCTTATGGATTGTAGCATGGATTTACGAGTATACTTTATTGTCTTCTGTATTTATCTTTTTGCTACTCTTTGCATTGATTCAGATTGTGCTAAAAAATAAAATGGAACTGTTCGATGCTCCAATTTCTGTAATCGCTTTTCTATGGTGGCCTTTTGTGTTTTATAGTGGTTGGATTACGGTAGCGAGTATTGCTAATGTATCCGCGGTGTTAGTAAAATACAATTGGGATGGCTTTGGTTT contains:
- the rpsB gene encoding 30S ribosomal protein S2; amino-acid sequence: MAKVEVKELLEAGVHFGHLTRKWDPNMAPYVYMERNGIHIINLYKTAAKIDEAGEALSKIAASGRKILFVATKKQAKDIVSEKAGAINMPYITERWPGGMLTNFVTIRKAVKKMASIDRMKKDGTFMTLSKKERLQVDRLRAKLEKNLGSISDMTRLPGALFVVDIKREHIAIKEAQKLNIPIFAMVDTNSDPRQVDFVIPANDDASKSIDKVLTHVTGAIADGLAERKADKDSKDSAKAEKPSAAKAKATSTEEEE
- the rpsI gene encoding 30S ribosomal protein S9, translated to MEVIHKIGRRKTAVARVYVAPGEGKITVNKKDVADYFTTATLQYKVNQPLTMTNNDGNFDITVNVYGGGITGQAEAIRLAISRVMCEIDAENRLILKPEGLLTRDPRMVERKKFGQKKARKKFQFSKR
- the rplM gene encoding 50S ribosomal protein L13, whose protein sequence is MDTLSYKTISANKATVNKEWVLVDAEGQSLGRLASKVAKLIRGKHKPNFTPHVDCGDNVIVINAEKVNLTGNKWNDKTYIRHTGYPGGQRSLTATELFGKDPARLVEKSVKGMLPKNILGAALFRNLTVVSGTAHAHEAQKPKTINLNEFK
- a CDS encoding DUF2853 family protein, which produces MSDVQSKLAQLKATAEKQLTDCGVSNIDHEKLDGYVNSLKTMVDNKDAVLVSGLDASELETVRRNFVEKKLGVTDKDKAMAAITSVVDKMSGIKMKNRPAFYYLVSEALS
- a CDS encoding NAD(P)-dependent oxidoreductase, translating into MFKKLVAIEPISLILSAEKKLQSLAEDVILYEDMPSSVNEIVERIGDADAVLLSYTTTLSKDAIAQCPNIAYIGMCCSLYTPESANVDIEYANSRDITVTGIRDYGDEGVVEYVISELVSALHGFGVNPNGSQRTPWNGLPSEITGLKAGIVGLGKSGGMIADALHFFGADVSYFSRTRKPEAEAKGYTYLPLQELLSENEVVITCLNKNTILLHDAEFKAFGNHKILFNTGLSPAWDEQPFNVWLNEDNRVYCDTLGALGDKALFEHPHVNCVNISVGRTKQAFDRLSEKVIHNIEHFLKEEYALTCSDMN
- a CDS encoding methyltransferase; translated protein: MSADLRVNKPTPFFSEQPLIAFSRASNVALTIKALEVGKPVLIAAFYSDGLDLLKALHQHLKKRFPNGTFKEQRAYRLAYQKLSKLIYINIVDHKLIVKKAPAIGWLAKLYPEQTSFLLPFTKVQGLNSAWQWYKNGIDLPVLRSKIHPYYGVYFPTRFDHLILFDNWLKRYNGPKKSAIDVGIGSGVLALQLVKFGFQKVFGTDTNPNAIVGLTESMEDTKLSRKIELDFAPLFGKWEKQTELIVFNPPWLPAAHDLDHIDEAISYPETLFSEFFKAAKKRLLPEGKLVLIFSNLAQLTQVTDTHPIADELAVGGRFKLEQCLKRPVKAASSQTKRDQNWRATEDVELWILVHA
- a CDS encoding type 1 glutamine amidotransferase domain-containing protein, which codes for MKDLKNKTVAILATNGFEESELKSPKEALLEAGAEVHIVSLESGEIKAWADGDWGDAYKVDKTLDQVSQSDYNALVLPGGVINPDLLRRDTKAISFVKSFFENHKPVAAICHAPWLLAEADVLKGRKVTSFHSIKTDIVNAGAEWVDQEVVVDQGLVTSRSPEDLPAFNAKVIEEIKEGKHDMQTA
- a CDS encoding tryptophan-rich sensory protein; the protein is MKKQLQIVNGLSFIAMVILNYVSNTGILNNTTIGEVSKQYNTLFTPAGYAFSIWGLIYVLVLGFVIYQGRSLFVTVRDDDFVVKTGWWFVVSCVANCLWIVAWIYEYTLLSSVFIFLLLFALIQIVLKNKMELFDAPISVIAFLWWPFVFYSGWITVASIANVSAVLVKYNWDGFGLSPTFWAVSLITIATAINLIVTWKRNMREFALVGAWALVAIYVANSAVNTTVAYTALVSAILLVVSSSVHGYLNKETSPAVKLKEYFEGR